The Apodemus sylvaticus chromosome 19, mApoSyl1.1, whole genome shotgun sequence sequence CTCAGACAGCCCCTCATGGTGCACATGGCATGTGTAATTCTGCTCCTCCCCAAAAGGCACCACTAcagatgcccacttctggaaggTTCCATCCCCTGCAGGCCTGGTCTCCACAAGCTCCATGTCCTGGGTCAGCCCCTCCCCATTCAACTGCCAGGTCAGGGTGATGTCAGCAGGGTAGAAGCCCAGGTCCCAGCACCTCAGGGTGACATCACCTTCAAGTCTGGGGTGATGGGTCACATGTGCCTTTGGGGGATCTGTGTGGAAGATGTAAGAAATCCCACAAttaaccagacaaactgaaatcTACACAAGACACAGTCAAATCAGTGATGACACTGAAGTATGTGTCTGTTTGACACTTTGACTGTCATTGCCCTAGTGACCTGCAGGCAGAGCTGGTCCCCTGAGCACAGAACTGCACATGTTCCTGGGGGACTCAGAAGCTAAGAGGGAATCCACATGAGCCAGTGGGTCAGCATGGTCGTCCTTATGTGATGTTCTACAGCATGAGATATGTGGTCACAGAATGGAAGATGGAATggaataaaagtaatttaatatGTGCTTGAGTTCAAATCAAAATTAGAAAGTAGGGCCATTGCTACTGGAAGAGTGCCACCACTGAGACTCAACCCTGTGGTCATCTTGCTGATCAGCATAACTGTCAGTCCAAGTGACAAGCCATTAGGAAGTATATAGCAGAAATGTGGTATACCTCTGACACTCAGCCAGAGAAAATGACTCAGAGCCCCTGCCTCTGGGGTGACAAGGTACAGATGTGTCATACAGGATCCCTGGAGTGTGCTGTGGACCCTAGTGCAGCACTCACTGAACACAGCGGGCTCACAGGGTGTGAGGATCTTCCCTCTCACTCCAGCCCTGGAtggcagaagaccctgtctcttaGAGTCCAATTCCTGATTCACTAGGGGAGCACTGTAACTTGTGGGggcaaaggaagaacaggaggcTCTGGACGTTTAGTTCTGACGGGAACCAGTCTAAGTTCTCAAAAATCTCTCTTATAAGGGAACCCTGATTTAACTTGTCTAATTATTCAAGTTAGCAGTCTCCCTGGCACCTGTGGAGACTGATATAAATGATAATACAAGGGCTTGAAGAAACAGGATCACTCCAGTGCAGACAAAAACTgactagaaacaaaataacaccttccaaaaaaaaaaaaaaaaagtaaagaaaaaataaagtaagatattggaaaattagaaaaagaaaagagaaagaaaaagaaattctacgATTTATATTCCTCCAGGGTCCCCCATAAGGGCTCCTGTGACCACTCACCACTGTAGGAATAGttagaatggggtgttgaagagATGCAAACCCCACAGACAGGGAGGGATCTGTGAGAATGTATTCTTTGGAAAGTTCTTGAAACTGGGGAACCAGGCTAGTGTAGGGGAGTCCATGTCTCCCATCAGGTAAAGGAGACTTCTGGTCCTGAGGTGTGAGGGCTGACACACTCAGCATGACAGGAGTCCGTGTCCACAGACAGTGGGTGTGAGCAGAGAACCCGGCCTGGGAGAGGCCATGGCTGACAGAGGCTTCAGACTGCAGGGAGCCGCCATTGCTAAGTGGGGgaaattctctccttccctcctgacaCAGCCTGGGCACTGTCCAGGGAGGAGGCTGAGCCCTGGGAGAGGCAGTGCAGTCACTGTGATGAGGATCAGGAGACCCAGGGACACTGTCTCCCCTCTGAGACAGGGGCATCACCCCAGCTGAGGGTTTCTTCTTCCCCAGGACTGAGCCCCAGCccgagggcagagggaggagctgcCCGCGGCCCCTGCACCTGTGCGCAGCAGCGTCTCCTTCCCGCGCTCCAGGTATCTGTGGAGCGACTCCACGCACTCGCCCTCCAGGTGGGCCCTTTTTTCCTCAGCAACACCAGCCTGCTCCCACTTGCGTCGGGTGATCTGCGCCGCCTTGTCCGCTGCAGTCCACGTTTTCAGGTCATCGTTCAGGGCGATGTAATCGCGGCCATCATAGGCGAACTGCTGGTATCCGCGGAGGAGGCTCCCATCCGACCCCACGTCACAGCCAGACAGCTTCTGGATTGCGTGAGAGCCTGCGGGACCCGCGGtcagccccgcccctgccccgcaCACCCAGCCGCCCAATTCGTCCAGGCCCGGCCCCGCCCACCTGCAAACTCTTCCAAACTAGAAGGGAAACCGGTCCCAGGTCTGTTTTGCTCCAGAGCCGCAGATGCGGGACGTTTCCAGGCTCTTGACCTTAGGTGGAGGGGTCGTGACCTCCGACCCGGAGTCACTCACCGGCCTCGCTCTGGTTGTAGTAGCCGAGCAGGGTCCTCAGGTTGACTCGGTAAAGTTGCTCTTTGCCCTTGGCGTTCCGTGTGTTCCGCTCCCAATACTCCGGCCCCTCCTGCTCCACCCACCCAGCGCGCGGCTCCATCCTCGGATTCTCCGCGTCGCTGTCGAAGCGCACGAACTGCGTGTCGTCCACGTAGCCGACAGAGATGAACCGAGGGTCCCCGAGGCCAGGCCGGGACACGGCGGTGTCGAAATACCGCAGCGAGTGTGAGCCTGGGGGCGGCGCGCGGTGAGACCCCGACCTCCTCCCGGGACCCCGGGCGGGTGCGCGGGCCGGGAGGGGAGCAGGGCGCGGGGCTCGGGACGTGGGTGGAGAAGGGGCGGAGGGTCCGGTGGGCGACGCGGGGACGCGGCTTCCCCGGTGccgcccccgcccctccccgcagAGCCCTCCCGGCCCCGCACTCACCCGCGCGGGTCTGGGTCGGGGCCAGGGCGGCCGCCGGCAGCAGGAACAGTGTGCGCGGCGCCATCGCCCCCACCTGGGATCCGGGGCGTCAGAGTCCCGCGGGCTGCGTGGACTTTATAACCAGCGCCCTTGGAATAGTTCGTTGGTTTCCCAGGATTGCGCCACCCAAAGGAGGTAAGTGAGACCTACCAGATGGTTCCTTCAGTCTTAGAgtagagagggcatcagatccccaggtggttgtgagcagccttGTGGGTGCTGCTCCTGGGCAAGGGAGGGACAGGAGTTGAGCTGCAGGAGAGGGTGGGGTCTGCAGGGAGCAGAGTAGGGCTCTCGTACACctctgtcttagtgagggtttccatCGCTGTGTAAGACCCTGTGACTAAAAGtaacttgaagaagaaagggtttatttcactttatgcttccacatcacagtctatcATTGAAGAGATTCAGGGCAGGACATTGAACGAGGATTCTaaagtaggaactgaagcagagaccgcgAGGACCAGTGCGAACTGCATTGtagctcatggcttgctcaaaaggctttcttatacaatccacGAACACCAGCCAAGACTACTTCCAGTGGGCTGAGCCTTTCCAGACTGATCattaataataactttaaatatgCCTTATagactttccttttttatttttggatttttttttttttttttttttttttgagacagggtttctctgtatagccctggctgtcctggagctcactctgtagaccaggctggccttgaactcagaaatatgcctgcctctgcctcccagagtgctgggattacaggcgtgtgccaccactgccaagctctTATAGACTTTCCCAAAGGCCCCTgaacggaggcattttctcaattcaggATTCTCTCCCCAAATACATCTCAGTCTGTGTGGAGTTGACAAAATGCAAACAGCACAGCCTCCTGGTGCAGGGTCAGTCAGTgagagctgagggaggaggacgGGTATGGGTTCCTCTCCCTGACCTGGAGCCAGGGCCCTGCCCTGTGGATGGAGGACCCATGGTAAATCAGTTGGAATGTAAGGTGGGCTCCTACCCCATTCCTGTCCCTCAGTCCTGAGGACATGTCTCACCCGGCCTGTTGGTTGCTGCTGCTGATATAATCACACAGAGAGTGATAAAGTCAGGGCaagggaagagatggagagagaaatagGGATGTCTTCTTATGTCAGAGCAGGATAATCTGATTTTGGAGAGACTGAGGAGAGGtagttaggtaggtaggtagttgatagatagacagacagacaggtggacatAGAATTAAACAGGCATGAGAAGACACGCTCTTCCACTCTTTGGACATCTGCTATTTCCCTTCATGCTCAGACTCCATGCAGCTTCAGGTCCTGCTCCAACAGACAGCTGCCCAGCTGGGGAAACATTCAGGGCTGACCCTGTGGGGCTTTCTAGTGTTCTTGCATGGATCAGAGGGCTAAACTAAGGGAGTTTGCAAAGATCACACCACACAGCAGACTTCATGTGAGAGGTTTATTGGCGTTGAGTAGTGAGTGGAAGAGGAAAGTGTCATCTGTGAAGACCTGGGCTAGATAAGGGTGCACACAACTGTGGCCACAGTGGAAATTTGGTAGCTCGTGATGATGTGGCTTCTGGCACTGAGAGTCTGAAAGCAGGCTGGTTCTGGAATGTGGGTGGTCATTGGTTGACAGACATCCATTTGTCTTATTTATTGTATAAGGTGAGAAAATAGGAAGGGGTGACTGGTGGGGCAGAAATGGGGTCACTGAGCTCTTTAGACTGCTTCCTGTTGTCTGGGGGTGTCAACATCTTTGAGGACCCAAGAAAGCTGGGAAGCTGTCTAGGTTCAAGATAAGCATGCTGTTCCCTCCCTGTCCAGGCTCTGCAGGACCATCTGCAGCTGGGGAATGCAGATGTGTTTTTAAGTTGAATTGTCATGGGGCAGGTGCTTTGAGGCTGTCTGCCATGCAGGGTTTGAGGAAACTCCTGGAGCGAGCATTTTACTgaagcatatgtgtatataaggaTCAGAGGGTAAAGTTCAGGAGGTTAGaataattctttcttccttaggtgaacattttaaacttttagGCCCattagctgggggtggggcatcccaagaccacagagaggaggaggagaccccaCCCTCAGGAATAAGATGAAACAGGCTGTGATTGACAGTACTTACTGACCTGTGAGAGGTGGATTCAAGTAGATTTTTTGAagcttaaaacaattttttaagtttacaaaatgagataactTTTAGACATGTGAACACACCACTCTCTAATCTGTATTGACCTTTACACTGTAGAAAAGGCAGCAGACTCAGGCCTTTGATTCATAGTAAAAGCtaggggacccagaaaaggagttTGGAGGTAAAAGCATGAACATTCTGCCCTCTTTCCAGAACACTGCGTGTATACAGACCGGACAGGTGTTTTTAACTCAGAGAAGCACTTTTAAGTCTATTCTTAGAAGGCAAACATAAATAATTCATAATCTTGAGCTCGTGGACAATGATAATAGCAATCACTGTTTATCATAGCCAGATCAATAACTGATCAGAGCTCCACTGATTAATGTTAAGACTCTGACCTTCTTAGATCTTAATATAACAATAGCATAGCAAGGGAAGAAATCtgaagcatttttcatttttacatacacCTTAAATCACTTTTTTATACCTTTACAAATTACATTACACACCTTAAAACACCTCCTTAGAGCcttttaaattgcatttaaaacactttttagacCTTTATAAGTAAGTCACATTCACAGATCTCAAAGCTCACTACTAAGATCATTGCAATTTACTTAATGTTTCATATCCACAGAACTTACATAAGCTTTACCATTTTTTCTATCCAAGTATTCACCACAAGACACAGGTGGCTGGGTCCTGAGAGCAGTCACAGTTAAACAACTTCCTTTACAGAAAGGGATAGTAAAAAGTTACATTGAAATCTGCTGTGTGCTTTATCTCTTCTTAGAATCTGGTAACAATGTGTCAGTGTCTAGACCTAGTAGCAACTCTAGGAAAGTGTCTGGTGATTTTCACACATGAAGAgaactgagaagcacctgaagcctgtgttgctgctgctgttaaaCTGACAAAGCTCTCCCTGGTTAACAGCATCAGAGATCTGCAAAGGATGAATTTCACCTGAGCAAGCAGGAAGTACAGACTAAGCAGCTTCCAGATCTATTAAAAATGACAGACTTATCTGTTACCTGGACAATCACTGAAGGTTCCACTGTGGTAGTCTTGATTTCACTGGGGACAGAGGACCCAGGACAGCATTAGTCTTCCCTGCCCAGTTCAGAAGGTCCAAAGACTGCAGTGGACCCTGGGGGATCAGCCTGCTTTGTCTATGCAAATCGGGGCAATCAACTCCCCAGTTTCCTGCTTGTCCACAGTTTGGACAGGGTCCTGGTCACAG is a genomic window containing:
- the LOC127669430 gene encoding H-2 class I histocompatibility antigen, L-D alpha chain-like; amino-acid sequence: MAPRTLFLLPAAALAPTQTRAGSHSLRYFDTAVSRPGLGDPRFISVGYVDDTQFVRFDSDAENPRMEPRAGWVEQEGPEYWERNTRNAKGKEQLYRVNLRTLLGYYNQSEAGSHAIQKLSGCDVGSDGSLLRGYQQFAYDGRDYIALNDDLKTWTAADKAAQITRRKWEQAGVAEEKRAHLEGECVESLHRYLERGKETLLRTDPPKAHVTHHPRLEGDVTLRCWDLGFYPADITLTWQLNGEGLTQDMELVETRPAGDGTFQKWASVVVPFGEEQNYTCHVHHEGLSEPLTLKWEPPPSTDSNMVIIAGLGVLGAVAIIGAVVAFVMKRRRNTGGQGGDYAPAPGNHSSQSSDMSLPDCKGDTLGPDCGGAMWR